From Malassezia restricta chromosome VIII, complete sequence, the proteins below share one genomic window:
- a CDS encoding homocitrate synthase — translation MCDCENSRPSKMQRIEGEASQEVKNSHEAVDNSSAVSRTRVANQAQDNVQPFGASRYSDFLSNVSNFKIIESTLREGEQFANAFFDTETKIRIAKALDNFGVDCIELTSPAASEQSRKDCEAICKLGLRCKVITHIRCHMDDARIAVETGVDGVDVVMGTSKFLREYSHGKDMTYITKAAVEVISFVKSKGIEIRFSTEDSFRSDLVDLLSIYQVVDKVGVNRVGIADTVGVANPRQVYDLVRTLRGVVGCDIECHFHNDTGCAIANAYTALEAGATHIDTSVLGIGERNGIPSLGGFIARMYAANREYVMSKYNLKALRDVEDLVADAVQVQIPFNNPVTGYCAFTHKAGIHAKAILAEPKTYEIITPEDFGMNRYVHIGSRLTGWNAVKSRSKQLGLELTDDQVKAATNRIKVMADIKDQTMEDVDAVLHVFHRAIKNGQDVGHDSTFNRLFQQHIEARGTDAIAEEEAEAQAAK, via the coding sequence ATGTGTGATTGCGAGAATTCACGACCTTCCAAGATGCAACGGATCGAAGGCGAAGCCTCGCAAGAGGTGAAGAACAGTCACGAGGCTGTGGACAACTCGAGCGCTGTATCAAGAACGCGGGTGGCAAATCAGGCGCAGGACAATGTGCAGCCCTTTGGTGCTTCTCGCTACAGCGACTTTTTGAGCAACGTATCCAACTTTAAGATTATTGAGTCGACGCTCCGTGAAGGTGAGCAGTTTGCCAACGCTTTCTTCGACACGGAGACCAAGATCCGCATCGCTAAAGCTCTGGACAACTTTGGTGTGGACTGCATTGAATTGACGTCGCCCGCCGCGTCGGAGCAGAGCCGCAAAGACTGTGAGGCCATTTGCAAGCTTGGCCTGCGCTGCAAGGTCATTACGCATATTCGTTGCCACATGGACGATGCTCGTATCGCCGTGGAAACCGGTGTGGATGGTGTGGACGTTGTCATGGGTACTTCCAAGTTCCTGCGTGAATATTCACACGGAAAGGATATGACATACATCACGAAGGCGGCTGTCGAGGTCATTAGCTTCGTGAAGAGCAAGGGTATTGAGATCCGTTTCTCGACGGAAGACTCGTTCCGTTCGGACCTGGTGGATCTGCTGAGCATCTACCAGGTCGTCGACAAGGTCGGTGTGAACCGTGTGGGCATTGCCGACACGGTCGGTGTGGCGAACCCGCGCCAGGTGTACGACTtggtgcgcacgctccgtGGTGTAGTGGGCTGTGATATTGAGTGCCACTTCCACAACGACACGGGTTGTGCCATCGCTAACGCATACACGGCTCTCGAAGCTGGTGCTACGCATATCGACACTTCCGTGCTGGGTATCGGTGAGCGAAATGGTATCCCAAGTCTGGGTGGCTTTATCGCTCGTATGTACGCAGCCAACCGTGAGTATGTCATGAGCAAGTACAACCTCAAGGCGCTCCGTGACGTCGAAGATCTTGTGGCTGATGCTGTGCAGGTGCAGATTCCCTTCAACAACCCTGTCACCGGATACTGCGCGTTCACGCACAAGGCTGGTATCCACGCCAAGGCTATTCTGGCCGAGCCGAAAACGTACGAGATTATCACGCCTGAGGACTTTGGTATGAATCGCTACGTGCATATTGGCTCTCGCCTCACGGGCTGGAACGCTGTGAAGAGCCGCTCGAAGCAGCTGGGTCTGGAGCTCACGGACGATCAAGTCAAGGCTGCGACGAACCGTATCAAGGTCATGGCGGATATCAAGGACCAGACGATGGAAGATGtcgacgccgtgctgcATGTGTTCCACCGCGCGATCAAGAATGGCCAGGATGTAGGCCATGACTCGACGTTCAACCGTCTCTtccagcagcacattgAGGCCCGCGGCACGGACGCGATTGCTGAGGAAGAagccgaggcgcaggcagcgaaGTAG